One part of the Acidobacteriota bacterium genome encodes these proteins:
- a CDS encoding YceI family protein, with translation MRNFICGVVVAMACHFAGAQAVDIDHARSSITVKVEKSGLFSAFAHNHTIQAPLATSRMDAQKRTISLTLNTKDMKVIDEGVKESERAEIEQTMKSEKVLDVQKFPEIRFASTSITPQDGGRYQVKGDLTLHGTTHAIEFPIAESNGRYTGSVRLKQTDFGIAPVSIAGGAVKVKDVIEIVLEIVAGK, from the coding sequence ATGCGAAATTTCATCTGCGGTGTAGTAGTAGCCATGGCGTGCCACTTCGCTGGCGCGCAGGCGGTTGACATTGACCATGCGCGCTCAAGCATCACGGTGAAAGTGGAGAAATCAGGATTGTTCTCAGCCTTTGCCCATAACCATACGATTCAGGCGCCGCTCGCTACCAGCCGCATGGACGCACAAAAGCGAACCATCTCGTTGACACTCAACACGAAAGACATGAAGGTCATCGACGAAGGTGTCAAGGAATCCGAGCGCGCCGAAATCGAGCAGACCATGAAGAGCGAGAAAGTGCTCGACGTCCAGAAGTTTCCCGAGATACGTTTCGCCTCAACTTCCATCACGCCGCAGGACGGCGGCCGCTACCAGGTGAAGGGCGATCTCACCCTCCATGGAACGACACATGCTATCGAGTTCCCGATTGCCGAGTCTAACGGCCGATACACCGGATCGGTAAGACTCAAACAGACGGATTTTGGAATTGCTCCAGTAAGCATTGCCGGTGGAGCAGTGAAGGTGAAGGACGTAATCGAAATCGTATTAGAAATCGTCGCCGGCAAATAG
- the prmC gene encoding peptide chain release factor N(5)-glutamine methyltransferase: MQLRESLTSAIARLTAEHVPSPRMNAELLIMFTLDCDRAYLYAHPERELTANESERYNEAIARRATGVPAQYITGHQEFWGLDLIVSPAVLIPRPETEHVVETVLELIRMRDEETKQDQLQGAGAPAPLFRVVDVGTGSGAIALALAKELPNAEIHATDISAVALEVAQTNAARHEFTLRTTFHHTDLLSGLPRGEFDFVVSNPPYVGESEEEQVQLEVRKFEPRNAVFSGRTGLEVIEKLIPQAREALRPGGWLVFEISGTIVERVRALLTGWTDIKITNDLQGIARVARARR; this comes from the coding sequence ATGCAGCTCCGCGAATCCCTAACTTCCGCGATCGCCCGCCTGACCGCGGAGCATGTTCCTTCGCCGCGCATGAATGCCGAGTTGCTCATCATGTTCACGCTCGATTGCGATCGGGCTTATCTCTACGCGCATCCGGAGCGCGAACTAACGGCCAACGAAAGCGAGCGCTACAACGAGGCGATTGCCCGCCGCGCCACTGGTGTTCCCGCGCAGTACATCACTGGACATCAGGAATTCTGGGGACTGGATCTGATCGTCTCTCCCGCTGTCTTGATTCCACGGCCAGAGACGGAGCATGTGGTTGAGACGGTTCTGGAACTGATACGGATGAGGGACGAAGAGACAAAGCAGGATCAACTCCAGGGGGCGGGGGCGCCCGCTCCACTTTTTCGCGTCGTCGACGTTGGCACTGGCTCCGGAGCCATCGCGCTGGCGCTGGCCAAGGAACTTCCGAACGCCGAAATCCACGCGACCGATATTTCTGCGGTGGCGCTCGAGGTAGCGCAGACCAACGCTGCGCGTCACGAGTTCACCTTGCGAACTACTTTCCATCACACGGACCTGTTGAGCGGACTGCCCCGTGGAGAATTCGATTTCGTGGTTTCCAATCCGCCCTATGTGGGGGAGTCTGAAGAAGAACAAGTGCAGCTCGAAGTGCGGAAGTTCGAGCCCCGAAATGCTGTGTTTTCCGGGCGAACGGGTCTGGAAGTCATTGAAAAGCTGATTCCTCAGGCCCGCGAGGCGCTTCGCCCTGGGGGGTGGCTTGTATTCGAAATCAGCGGCACCATCGTCGAGCGGGTGCGGGCGCTGCTCACTGGTTGGACCGACATCAAAATTACAAATGATCTGCAAGGAATTGCACGTGTGGCAAGGGCCCGCAGGTAG
- a CDS encoding four helix bundle protein has protein sequence MATKCSYRDLRIWQEAVELALTIYRATATFPRHELYGLTSQMRRAAVSVSSNIAEGKGYNSDGDFGRFLFHARGSLLELQTQIVIAGGLEYLQKDDISKLTLVTDRLGRGLNGLIQSVRGAKAA, from the coding sequence ATGGCGACAAAATGTTCGTATCGAGACCTGCGCATCTGGCAAGAGGCGGTCGAACTAGCGCTAACGATCTACCGTGCTACGGCGACGTTCCCCAGGCACGAGCTGTATGGGTTGACTTCTCAAATGCGGCGGGCGGCGGTCTCTGTATCGAGTAACATAGCCGAGGGCAAGGGCTACAACTCTGACGGAGATTTCGGACGGTTTCTGTTTCATGCGCGCGGGTCGCTACTGGAGCTTCAGACTCAGATTGTGATCGCGGGCGGTTTAGAATATTTGCAGAAAGACGACATATCGAAGCTCACATTGGTCACCGACAGGCTGGGCCGCGGCTTGAACGGTTTGATCCAATCGGTTCGAGGAGCAAAAGCGGCTTAG
- a CDS encoding cation transporter, which translates to MHVHAGHGHSERTGRVLRISLIATALYIVLLVVAGIRAHSLALLSEAGHNLSDFLALLLSLLAVYFEGRPPSATKTYGYRRAGVLAALVNALSLIVVAFFIFYEAFQRWRTPEHVHAETMIGVAAAGVVMNGAIAILLWRAGRDVNLRSAFIHEIGDTLSTAAVIAGGWAILLTGQYWIDAALSFGIGALILWSSFGIVRETLNILLEGTPRGMSLRGVEQAMRSIAGVSDVHDLHVWCIGSENYALSAHVKIADITTSESDTILRAINDRLGHEFEIHHTTIQFEHVACETVHGCVGVVSEQHEHSHGS; encoded by the coding sequence ATGCATGTCCATGCCGGCCACGGACATTCCGAGCGGACGGGGCGAGTACTGCGTATCTCCCTGATCGCGACCGCGCTCTACATTGTCTTGCTGGTTGTGGCCGGAATCCGCGCCCATTCTCTGGCGCTGCTTTCCGAGGCTGGACATAACCTCTCTGATTTTCTCGCATTGCTGCTTTCTCTCCTCGCCGTCTATTTCGAAGGCCGTCCGCCCAGCGCCACCAAGACCTACGGATACCGCCGTGCCGGTGTTTTGGCGGCTCTCGTCAATGCGCTCTCGTTGATCGTAGTCGCGTTCTTTATTTTTTACGAAGCATTCCAGCGTTGGCGGACGCCGGAGCATGTTCACGCCGAAACCATGATCGGCGTAGCTGCTGCCGGAGTGGTCATGAACGGCGCGATTGCCATCCTGTTGTGGCGAGCGGGACGCGACGTGAACCTGCGCAGCGCGTTTATCCACGAGATTGGCGACACGCTATCGACCGCCGCCGTGATCGCGGGTGGATGGGCCATCCTGCTCACCGGACAATACTGGATCGATGCGGCCCTGTCGTTCGGAATCGGCGCGCTCATTCTGTGGTCGAGTTTCGGGATCGTTCGCGAGACGCTTAACATTCTGCTCGAAGGCACGCCCCGCGGGATGTCCCTGCGTGGAGTGGAGCAGGCGATGCGATCGATTGCCGGAGTGAGTGACGTTCACGATCTGCACGTGTGGTGTATTGGATCGGAAAATTATGCGCTGTCGGCGCATGTGAAAATTGCCGACATCACCACTTCCGAGAGTGACACGATTTTGCGCGCCATCAACGATCGGCTGGGACACGAATTTGAAATTCACCACACGACGATCCAGTTCGAACATGTGGCGTGTGAAACGGTTCACGGCTGCGTGGGCGTGGTGAGCGAGCAGCACGAGCACAGCCACGGAAGTTGA
- a CDS encoding DUF1385 domain-containing protein, translated as MRRWRQHLRFLAAVQLLPALESGEEILVGGQAVMEGVMMRSPHAWGIAVRKASGEIVTHSEPLERPSEKHKWMGWPVVRGVMTLGHAMSLGFRALKFSANAALDEIPPNEDGKKFEISGWVAGINIAFSVAFFILMYKFLPLLATTELKKVNPIFGEQFVFNFVDGMIRIALFLLFVWGVSLWKDIRRVYEYHGAEHKTVFAFENGDPLNTGAIQKYSTYHPRCGTSFLMTVMIISMLVYMAIPVHTFWARFGIRIALLPLIAGASYEIIRFAAKHRGSLFALMTAPGLWLQRITTQPPDDRQVECAIIALDQAMALEKERGGELVIA; from the coding sequence ATGCGTCGTTGGCGGCAACATTTACGGTTTCTGGCGGCTGTGCAACTCCTTCCTGCGCTTGAGAGTGGCGAGGAAATCCTCGTCGGCGGTCAAGCCGTGATGGAAGGCGTGATGATGCGCTCCCCGCACGCCTGGGGAATTGCTGTCCGCAAGGCCTCCGGCGAAATTGTGACGCATAGCGAGCCGCTCGAACGACCTTCCGAAAAGCACAAGTGGATGGGCTGGCCCGTCGTTCGTGGCGTAATGACGCTCGGGCACGCTATGTCGCTCGGCTTCCGCGCACTGAAATTTTCGGCGAATGCTGCCCTGGATGAAATCCCTCCCAATGAAGATGGCAAGAAGTTTGAAATCAGCGGCTGGGTCGCGGGCATCAACATCGCATTTTCGGTGGCGTTCTTCATTTTGATGTACAAATTTCTGCCCCTGCTGGCGACCACGGAACTGAAGAAAGTCAATCCGATCTTCGGCGAGCAGTTTGTCTTCAACTTCGTGGATGGCATGATCAGGATTGCGCTCTTCCTGCTCTTTGTCTGGGGTGTGTCGTTGTGGAAGGATATCCGCCGCGTTTACGAATATCACGGGGCGGAGCACAAGACTGTTTTTGCGTTTGAAAATGGCGATCCGCTGAATACGGGCGCGATCCAGAAATATTCGACTTACCATCCGCGCTGCGGGACGAGCTTCCTGATGACCGTGATGATCATCTCCATGCTGGTGTACATGGCGATTCCGGTCCATACATTCTGGGCGCGCTTTGGAATTCGCATCGCGCTGTTGCCGCTGATTGCCGGAGCGTCCTACGAGATCATTCGATTCGCCGCCAAGCATCGCGGATCGCTGTTCGCGCTCATGACGGCTCCCGGCCTCTGGCTGCAGCGAATCACCACGCAACCTCCCGACGACCGCCAGGTAGAATGCGCGATCATCGCCCTCGATCAAGCTATGGCGCTTGAGAAAGAGCGCGGCGGCGAGTTGGTGATTGCTTAG
- the prfA gene encoding peptide chain release factor 1, protein MFERLDQTEKRYEELTQLLSLPETMNDSAKFQKTAKAHSEVAPIVEKYREYKDLKRGIAESKAMLADESDAEMRAYAEEELAKLEPRVSGVEEELKVLLLPKDPNDEKNVILEIRAGTGGDESTLFVAEVFRMYNRYAEAQKWKVEVLSTSESGVGGMKEVIALIEGDRVYSRLKYESGVHRVQRVPATEQQGRVHTSAITVAVLPEAEDVDVKIEAKDLRIDTFCSSGPGGQSVNTTYSAVRITHIPTNTVVSCQDEKSQIKNREKGMRVLRSRLYEIEMQKQQDALAKERKQMVGSGDRSEKIRTYNFPQNRLTDHRIGFTIHQLEQVMDGKIQPLIDALISHYQAEKMKQESEVAV, encoded by the coding sequence ATGTTTGAACGCTTAGACCAAACCGAGAAGCGGTACGAAGAACTGACGCAGTTACTCTCCTTGCCGGAGACGATGAATGACTCCGCCAAATTCCAGAAGACTGCCAAGGCGCACAGCGAAGTTGCGCCCATCGTCGAGAAGTATCGCGAGTACAAGGATCTGAAACGCGGCATCGCTGAAAGCAAGGCCATGCTCGCGGATGAATCCGATGCGGAGATGCGCGCTTACGCTGAAGAGGAACTCGCGAAGCTCGAGCCGCGTGTGAGCGGTGTTGAAGAGGAACTCAAGGTCCTGCTGCTGCCGAAAGATCCTAACGACGAAAAGAACGTCATCCTCGAAATCCGCGCCGGCACCGGGGGAGACGAATCGACGCTCTTTGTCGCCGAAGTCTTTCGCATGTATAACCGCTACGCGGAAGCGCAGAAGTGGAAAGTTGAGGTGCTGTCTACGTCGGAATCAGGCGTGGGCGGCATGAAAGAAGTGATCGCTTTAATCGAGGGCGACCGGGTCTATTCGCGTCTGAAATATGAAAGCGGCGTGCATCGCGTGCAGCGCGTACCCGCCACCGAGCAGCAGGGACGGGTGCATACTTCCGCGATCACCGTGGCCGTGCTGCCGGAAGCGGAAGATGTCGACGTCAAGATCGAAGCCAAGGATCTTCGTATCGACACGTTCTGTTCTTCGGGTCCGGGCGGACAGTCGGTGAACACGACGTATTCGGCCGTGCGCATTACGCATATCCCTACCAATACCGTTGTCAGTTGCCAGGACGAAAAATCGCAGATCAAGAACCGCGAAAAAGGGATGCGCGTTTTGCGTTCGCGCCTGTATGAAATCGAAATGCAGAAACAGCAGGATGCGCTCGCCAAGGAACGCAAGCAGATGGTTGGCTCCGGCGATCGCTCCGAGAAAATCCGCACCTATAACTTCCCGCAGAACCGTCTCACCGATCACCGCATCGGGTTCACCATCCACCAGCTCGAGCAAGTGATGGACGGCAAGATCCAGCCACTGATCGATGCGCTCATCAGCCACTACCAGGCGGAGAAGATGAAACAGGAATCCGAAGTCGCCGTATGA
- a CDS encoding BlaI/MecI/CopY family transcriptional regulator, which yields MKRIFPFFGAASGTQLGPLEQQLLEALWMRGNATVRELLDDEKITQAYTTVMTTLDRLYKKKFLDRVSEGRAFRYSPCQSADELRRVAAVEGIRQLIGSAEASSLPLSYLVEALSTHDAQLLDELQILVERKRKELRKAEQE from the coding sequence TTGAAAAGAATTTTCCCATTTTTCGGAGCGGCGTCCGGTACCCAGCTGGGACCTCTCGAACAACAGCTGCTGGAAGCGCTGTGGATGCGCGGCAATGCCACGGTCCGCGAACTGCTTGACGATGAAAAAATCACGCAGGCGTACACCACCGTCATGACCACGCTCGACCGCCTGTACAAGAAGAAGTTTCTCGATCGCGTGTCTGAAGGCCGGGCGTTCCGCTATTCTCCGTGTCAAAGCGCCGATGAACTTCGCCGCGTTGCTGCGGTCGAAGGCATCCGGCAGCTGATCGGATCTGCCGAAGCGTCTTCGTTGCCGCTTTCCTATCTGGTCGAAGCTCTCAGCACGCATGACGCGCAGTTACTCGATGAACTGCAGATCCTGGTCGAACGCAAACGCAAAGAACTGAGGAAAGCGGAGCAGGAATAA
- the ligA gene encoding NAD-dependent DNA ligase LigA — MPPAAILKKIEALRDKIRHHEYRYYVLDDPEVTDAEFDKFINELKKIEAEHPELITPDSPTQRVGGKPREGFVKARHSSPMLSLDNAYNEDELRDWERRVHELSGRTDVEYMCELKLDGMSLALHYQAGQLAQGITRGDGSTGEDVTANIRTVRSIPLSIAKEKLKKAGIPEDFETRGEMLMPVAAFRKLNQEREQQGLATFANPRNFTAGTVRQLEPSVTASRRLDYFPYMLLQEGRTYFDRHSKTMDALEAAGFKVNTNRKLAKNLDEVWKFIQGWEEKRESLPYEIDGIVIKVDRTALQQSLGFTGKAPRWAIAYKYQARGGVTQIEDIVPQVGRTGKLTPVAWLKPIPIGGTTVSRATLHNMDEIDRLGVKIGDWVEVERGGDVIPKVVKVVDDKEHPRGRKNFEMPEHCPVCDGKVVRTEGEADHRCVNANCPAKLQGTILHFASRHVMNIDGLGDALVNQLSAAGLVHKVSDLYRLTKDDLLKLERMGDKSAQNILDEIAKSKSAPLERVIYGLGIRFVGERTAQFLAEHFGSLDAIMKASADELQEVNEVGPRIAESIAEFFSDEHNRQLVNDLRKAGLTLTGQKKEKGTQLAGKTFVLTGTLARHSRDEAKMKIEDAGGRVSGSVSKKTDYVVAGSDAGSKLDKARELGVAVIDEDEMEALLSAPPRG, encoded by the coding sequence ATGCCCCCGGCTGCCATCCTGAAAAAGATTGAAGCTCTACGCGACAAGATCCGGCATCACGAATACCGTTACTACGTTCTTGACGATCCCGAAGTCACGGATGCGGAATTCGATAAGTTCATCAATGAGCTGAAGAAAATCGAAGCCGAGCATCCGGAGTTGATCACGCCCGACTCGCCCACGCAGCGCGTCGGCGGCAAGCCACGCGAGGGTTTCGTCAAAGCGAGGCATTCTTCGCCGATGCTCTCACTCGACAATGCTTATAACGAGGACGAGCTGCGTGACTGGGAGCGCAGGGTACACGAACTCAGTGGACGCACCGACGTCGAATACATGTGCGAGCTGAAGCTCGACGGGATGTCGCTGGCGCTGCACTATCAAGCAGGACAGCTTGCGCAAGGCATTACTCGCGGCGATGGCAGTACCGGGGAGGATGTCACCGCGAACATCCGCACGGTGCGCTCGATTCCGCTTTCGATTGCGAAGGAAAAACTAAAGAAGGCCGGCATCCCCGAAGATTTCGAAACTCGCGGCGAGATGCTGATGCCGGTCGCTGCTTTCCGCAAACTAAACCAGGAGCGCGAGCAGCAGGGGCTGGCGACGTTTGCCAATCCACGCAACTTCACTGCGGGAACGGTGCGTCAGCTCGAGCCTAGCGTCACCGCGTCACGCCGTCTCGACTATTTTCCCTACATGCTGCTGCAGGAGGGCCGCACGTATTTCGACCGCCACTCCAAGACGATGGACGCGCTCGAAGCCGCCGGCTTCAAGGTGAATACAAATCGGAAGCTGGCAAAGAATCTCGACGAAGTCTGGAAATTCATTCAGGGCTGGGAAGAGAAGCGCGAGTCATTGCCCTATGAAATCGATGGGATCGTCATCAAGGTCGATCGCACTGCGCTGCAACAAAGCCTGGGCTTCACGGGCAAAGCTCCGCGTTGGGCGATTGCCTATAAGTACCAGGCTCGCGGGGGCGTCACGCAGATTGAAGATATCGTTCCGCAGGTCGGACGCACCGGAAAACTGACTCCGGTGGCATGGCTTAAGCCGATCCCGATTGGAGGCACCACGGTTTCGCGCGCGACGCTGCACAACATGGATGAGATCGACCGGCTCGGGGTGAAAATCGGCGACTGGGTGGAAGTCGAGCGCGGCGGCGATGTGATTCCCAAGGTCGTAAAGGTCGTCGATGACAAGGAACATCCGCGCGGACGCAAGAATTTCGAGATGCCCGAGCACTGCCCGGTGTGCGACGGCAAAGTAGTGCGGACGGAGGGCGAAGCCGACCATCGCTGCGTGAATGCGAATTGCCCGGCGAAACTGCAAGGGACGATTCTGCATTTCGCGTCGCGGCATGTCATGAACATCGATGGCCTCGGCGACGCGCTCGTTAATCAACTGAGCGCCGCCGGACTGGTACACAAAGTCTCCGACCTATACCGGTTGACAAAAGACGATCTACTGAAACTGGAGCGGATGGGTGATAAATCGGCGCAGAACATTCTGGATGAGATCGCAAAGTCGAAGAGTGCGCCGCTGGAACGTGTGATCTACGGCCTCGGAATCCGGTTCGTTGGCGAACGCACCGCGCAGTTTCTCGCCGAACATTTCGGATCGCTCGACGCCATCATGAAGGCGTCCGCGGATGAACTGCAGGAAGTGAACGAAGTCGGGCCGCGCATCGCCGAGAGTATTGCTGAATTCTTCAGCGACGAACACAATCGCCAACTGGTGAACGATCTGCGCAAGGCGGGTCTCACGCTCACTGGACAGAAGAAGGAAAAGGGCACGCAGTTGGCTGGCAAGACCTTCGTTCTGACGGGGACGCTGGCGCGCCATTCCCGCGATGAAGCGAAGATGAAGATCGAAGACGCCGGCGGCCGCGTGTCGGGGTCGGTGAGTAAGAAGACGGACTACGTTGTCGCCGGCAGCGATGCAGGATCAAAGCTCGATAAGGCGCGGGAACTTGGCGTGGCAGTGATCGATGAAGACGAGATGGAGGCGCTATTGAGCGCCCCGCCTCGGGGATAG
- a CDS encoding DinB family protein, protein MKKTGWISALVLIAAATAFGQVKNPVSTALREGLTGRQKNIVAAVEAMPADKFNYKPTPDQMTYGHLVAHIIEANYTFCSKVSDVPAPKVDEAKETDAKDKLLSATKASFDFCSDALAKMDDSKLGDMTEAFGQKVTHARVALGLASSWSDHYGAQAMYLRLNGVTPPSAKK, encoded by the coding sequence ATGAAGAAAACTGGTTGGATTTCCGCCCTAGTATTGATCGCAGCTGCCACCGCTTTCGGCCAAGTCAAAAATCCGGTCAGCACCGCTCTGCGCGAAGGCCTCACTGGACGCCAAAAAAATATCGTCGCAGCTGTGGAAGCCATGCCCGCCGACAAGTTCAACTACAAACCCACTCCTGACCAGATGACGTACGGACACCTGGTCGCGCACATCATCGAGGCCAACTACACCTTCTGCAGCAAAGTTTCCGATGTCCCCGCTCCCAAGGTCGACGAAGCCAAGGAAACCGACGCCAAGGACAAGCTTCTGTCCGCAACAAAAGCGTCGTTCGATTTTTGCTCCGATGCGCTTGCGAAAATGGACGACTCCAAACTCGGTGACATGACCGAAGCCTTCGGTCAAAAAGTCACGCATGCGCGGGTGGCCCTCGGCCTGGCCAGCAGTTGGTCGGATCACTACGGCGCACAGGCCATGTACCTGCGCCTGAACGGCGTCACACCGCCGTCGGCCAAGAAGTAA